ttttcaaaagtatttttcGCTAACATCacactttttaatgaaaacagtgagtgacaaaattgaaaatgccacaactaattcgagggtctcaaacggcaaattttggtataagccacgctttgatgcgttaagtttaagccactttttaagcctggtacgctgctcgcgctaaattttagctgagataaaattcccatacaagttatcgataatttgtatgggatccattttagctcagataaaatttttcgataatttgtatgggagctaaaatttagcgcgagcagcgtaccaggctttaagcgaaaattggtaaattcttgtcaaatttggaaaatgtcaaaaatttgaatgaaaacagttagcgacaaaattgaaaatagcacaactaattaaatacaaattagcGGCAAATTCCCTCAtactcagtttttcaaaaaaaaaccttttttagagatggtgtttcgctaagttgatatCAAGTGAGCGAAACAACACAATTCCATATGAAATTATGAAGCTGCAAAATCGAAATTATCACAACTAATTAACGACTAATTAATAGCAAATCATGACATACTCAAATGTTCAAAAAGACCTTTATTAAGAGTtgttgtttcgctaagttgatatcaagttagcgaaacaacaaaaatatatatgaaaacaatgaacgacaaaatcaaaattaccacAACTAATTAGGTAACTACTAAATAACGGCAAATTATGCACCTAGTCCCGTTTGGATCGGTGAAtgttgtttcgctaagttgacaCTCATCAACGAATCGTTGAGCGACGAGCGACTGCATTCAGTTGCCGATGGGCGACTTCCATACAGAGATTACATTTTTGACAGCTGTTATTTTAGTCAATGAGTGACGAGAGCAACATtgccaactgaggcataattatgccttttaggcataattttattagctaaaagcctggtacgcagttcgagctaaattttagccgagataaaattcccatacaagttatcgataatttgtatgtgatccattttagctcggctaaaatttttcgatagtttgtatgggagctaaaatttagcgcgagctgcgtaccgcAGGCTTTAGGCATAATTTTGACTGAATGGGTTGGCAACGCTTTACGAGAGACGCATTCTGTTtagttcttaaataaattttagctATGCGAAATATTCGAGATAATTTTGTAGGGAAAATTTAGCTCTACTTGCGAACTAGGCTTAACccccctattctggcaaacctcacaagtcacaaaaacctcacaaggtgatcataactcttttaaggcttggccacaccggagggtacgcggtagaggtacaggtaacggtacgggtatttgtatggacaaaattccaaactgacacatcaacgttcgggtgtggaatttttttaatacaaatatcgttgccgctacccgtaccgctaccgcgtaccctccggtgtggccaagcctttatgtgAGGAATTTTTTCCCACAAACTTCTAATTAGCAAAAATtcaacttgtgagttgtgatCTCCTTTAGAGCAGGtcacaaattcgaaagtttttgtgaagcgaaaacctcacaaaatcaaattcagctcaccttgtgaggtttgccagaatagggctgtaaatCTGAATGGAATTTGTGTACACGGAAAATTTTCGactcttctacaaaaaaatagtgTTGTGTGAATTTGCCACGACactgtatacaaattttgaaattttatttcgtACTGTACTTGAAGTGACAGCACCTGTCACCGACGTGTCAACTCTGAACTgtcatctacaaaaaaaaaaacgaatgtcGTTTGCACGAAGAAGAAAccttgcatttatttttcttaccaaaaatcttaaataaaatctgaaaattaTGGCTTCTGCTGCTGCTGTTCGCACTAATTGGACACCCGACAAAAAACATAGCGACAtggaaaggtaaaaaaaaaaaaaaaattccccccaaatcgttaaaaaaattaccaatttAACCACTTTTCAGGTGGATTTGTGTCTACCCAGGCTACATCAATAGCAAAAAATCACGTCAAGAGGGTCGTCGTCTACCCAAAGACCAATGCATTGAAAATCCAACTTACTTAGAAATCCGTGATGTCCTTTCGGTCACCAATTTGAGATGTGCTGTAGaaaataaagaatattcacGTGAAAAAAGCAGGGAATTGCAATTCCGTGGACGTATTCGCATTCAAATGCGTAACAATGACGGAACACCCTGTAATCCCGAATTGGCAACAAGAGACAGTCTTTTACAATTCATTGCCACTAAAATTCCTCAATTAAAATCAAGACAAAACAAATCTGGAGACTCATTTCAGTCTTCCTCTGCTCCAGCCGCATCCCAGGCTCATCATTCCGGCGGAGGCGGCGGCGGTGGACACAAAAAGGGCAAAGGCAAGAGACGATAGATTTGTACAAAATGGCAATAAagtttattatttgatttttttaaattctacaataaataaagtttttaaacaaaatacacaTTTGTCCACTTTAAAGTggggtttgttttatttcatttttcttcatttttgttgttttttttttgttcattgaaattggaaaataaatttttagaatttaaaagttaaattttttagagTTAGAATTTTACTTTAGCTAAATCGCGTCCTTAGAACAACAAGGTTCTAActgacattttttccaaaattgagTTAGATATGTGATTAGTGATTGTATTAAATAGACCATTCTCTTTCGATTGAGATCATTCTAATTTGTCTATCTCTTTCGATTTCTGagataattaataaaattgagcGAAATAGTGTGCcctagaatcaaaaataatctaggtattccactttttctttaattgagttaggtaggtatttaaaaaaaaaaaaacgttcctaAGCACTTTTTCCctctttattaaaaatacaacttctgaatcgaattgaaaatgtatttttgatttaaaactgACTGTGCGTTccgaaaatatttaacaattccTTTTGGAATAGAGTTGTTTTGAAAGCCATATGTATAGGAATAGTTTAGTTTTGAAACttagcaaaaaaattaatttgcttcATATCGGGAATAGTGTTGTTTTTATTCTCAAAGAATGTGAAATACCTACATTAGTTTTGATTCAAACCATAAGGGAGAATGGTCAATTTTGTATGGAACATGGACGTTCCGCGGCCAAGaatgattttgttattttttgatgtagttttgttatccggctcatcacttagtgcagtgttagtagttagtaagcaaataataactacaaaaaacgGACacgtagaaaaaaacattgaattcaatattaaGTGAAACAAACATTAAGGGcgaaattcatagtcgttactcaagttaagatttttctcaacttaagCATTAACTTGAGTAGAATAAATTCTTGACTTGACAAAATACTTGTTTCAATCAAACTCACAATGAAATATGACTGATTTGAGGAAactatcatttaaaaatatatattttttaataatgccctattcgtttatttttttaatgctaactTTCGTCCATCGCaaccaaaacaaaatcaaatcgatgaagaactattaaaaaaaaaatgacagctgGACTAAGAAAATTTTTCCTCAAGTCAAGATTTTACTTTACTCAAGTGGATCGCTATATTTTGCTGTGAATAATGACATTACTTGAGAGAATGcttaagttgagaaaaatctcaaCTTGAGTAACGGTTATGAATTCCGCTCTAacgaaatacaaacaaaataattacttgagcaacaaaaaagacataaaaataaacacaaacatttttgagcgtggtacactggtttttaagacagtttttaatgtatttttattaaagtttaaatcaaaaatagaccagggtcgataatttttgaaaccaaaaaaaatcatagtagaatgaaacccattggaaaaggaggtgaatataatgaaaattaaaggaaaaataaattacgggtgagccgagttcgggaagcgggtgggttgagtttttaatggtaaaaaatggtatatctcgatttccggaaaaactacaaatcctatagaaaaaagttgtatggcaaagttgtaggtaataaaaagatctacaacttttgtatcaacaattttttcacataacctcaaaatttatgtgaaaaattcaaaaaaccgagtttttggttttctatttttatctttttcaaaaacaaaaaattttctacgaaatttggtgaaaacttaccttgtTATGTCTcgaatacactgtaatttatttgatttaaaatattaatttgttcaccttattttgacttaataccaaaaaaacaccctaattttcaatcgaaaattcacgtgtcaaaatatcagtttttttcaaaaagtcggtgggcatttcgttcgttaaaatgtctattttctgatggtgtaaaaaaaatttacattagtatactatagaacatgttctagtaaaattgaaaaaatgaaaaaagcttgaattcaaaaaaaatttttatcattgtttacaattttggcctatttattcaaatttacactttaattactcaaaaaacataagatttcatgtaacattgattaatcttacgttttttgagtaattaaagtgtaaatttgaataaataggccaaaattgtaaacaatgataaaatttttttttcgaattcaagcttttttcattttttgaattttactaaaacatgttctatagtatactaatgtaaaattttttttacaccatcagaaaaaaaacattttaacgaacgaaatgcccaccgactttttgaaaaaagctgatattttgacacgtgatttttcgattgaaaattagggtgtttttttggtattaagtcaaaataaggtgaacaaattaatattttaagggccaatttttcaatagtcagataaacctcagatagagcttgttcctaggaataaaagttttttttatattgacatttggcagtttttattcttctgatagtctaactgacgattgaaaaatcagggctaaatcaaataaattactgtgtatttggaacataataaggtaagttttcaccaaatttcgtagaaaaatttttgtttttgaaaaagataaaaataaaaaaccaaaaactcggtttttttaatttttcacataaattttgaggttatgtgaaaaaaatgttgatacaaaagttgtagatctttttattacctacaactttgccatacaactttatTCTAtaagatttgtagttttgccggaaatcaagatataccattttttaccattaaaaattcaacccacccacttcccgaactcggctcgcccgtaatttatttttcctttcattcttatcatattcccctccttttccaatgggtttcatcctactatgatttttttgtactttttaatgtttttgaaggcatcggcactggtctaaaaggtttgaatttaaatttaaaagtttacaCATGCATGTTAAAGGTTAATGCAAGCCATAATTTGTTCGGTGTGGtggaatattcattaaatccaaGCATCGGAGGCTATAAGCACCCCCTCGATAGTTAAAATCAACAGAATAAATAGTTAAGTAGTTAAGTCTTACAtacattgtgcagaagttttatccttctaTTCTAACGTACTTcacaaacggataaaatgcatttttgcatttaacagtTAATGGAGATTGTTTCAATGTTTTAAATTGaacgtgtattttaagtgcaagatATTATAATGTTgcgtcattttccctgagcctgaagacctttatcttgaatatccaaacAATAGAACACAAAATATTATTGGCTTGTTAAAACATCAATTTCGAGTCTGTTTTAAGATTCCGAGTTAAtgctttgaaatgttgtttttcttattaaatatatattattcttcaatttaaataggttttaaataggaaaaagatgtaaattttgttaatttcggGGCGGCCGGAGAtagaacacacaaaaaaagctttgaaattcaagggtttcctgtattcggcccccttttatagataaaatttaaaaaaaaatggaaaaacaaatgaatacatttttgaatcatTTGATGTTATTACTTAttaatattcaaatttatttcttaattcttaaaaaaataaaaatttaaatagaaaaccttcaatttttttaagcttgacCTAATAAAGTCAAAGGCCGGAGAGAGGACACTAGAAACTAGATGGCCGATAATAGGAAACAGAGGTCGGATTTAGTAAAATCGTActtctttttacaaaaatttgaataaattatttttgggaaCAATAAGTAACTTGTAACTGTACCGAAAAAGGAATGAATAAACTACATTTTACTTTAAGAATTATTTGtaaatgttgatatttgacgtttctgtgctttattttatgagaaaaaatagTTAAGGGGCCGGCTACTATCAACTCTACCCTAAATATTACTTAAACCAACGCAATCTGACCTTTTACACTGCCGCTCAATAGAATAGGTTCACCTTATAAACGGGAAGGGAGAGctttttttctctcaaaaaaaaaagctataaaaaacaaaaaaaaaaccctttcgaGAATGCAGTTTTAAAGCATGTCTTTTCTCTTACATATAAATCAGAAAGAAGTTATGGAAAAACTATTGTAACGGTAAATCTATAGGTATCCTGTTtaagaatgtttaaaaaaaaggcttATTTTGATCGGTCAATAGAATAGATTCACCCACTTTAAAGtaagtttgggttcaaaataACTTAGATTAGTGGGCGGCTTTTTGGGTTGAGTAAAGTGAGGTtagtttcaaagaaaaaataaaaatcaagctGTAGACCGAACAAAATTTAGGTGTGTGTgtaaaatcgagaaaaaaatgaaaaatcgtagAACATAGATAGCTAGCAGTTCTTTAAGAAATAAAGGAAGCTATAATAAAAATACGATACGAGAGAAAAAGAgcctaaaaattaaaagaaaagctCATTATTCTTTGGTTGGTATTCGATTTCTTGTTAGctattaaaatcttaaattaaatcttCCCGCCTGCAAGTAGGTACTCTTAGTCTTTAAAAGAAGCCTGAAGAAAGTTAACTTAAATTACATGAACAAACAATATTTAACTACCCGAAACCTAATGGAGTTTTTGAGAAAGTTGTTCGTTAAAAGGTAAAATTTAGTAAATtcagtaaaataaaatcaatcttatcgatatagcccagggaaattagtaaattaaatcgcatttttcgcgggacaaaatttttttcatggaatgtgttcgggtggttgtccttatcataaaagtcaatttgttgggataattggaggttgggaacagccgccatcttggaaaagagattggtatcgtttttaatgaatagctccattgttattcattttaacaaaaactgacaaaggtaagacttattaacaataaaattatctaaaaaatgatatacaaaacaattccgtgagttgattaaataaaattttatagttggtcaaagtgcgtgtttgtatcgcaaggttggggcaaaatgacatttgttcatatatctgacgaacttttgatttgtttggataattcttcaaaaatgaattgtagtatttaaaattatctataaaatgagaccacaatcgttattgtaaccatcatattgtagaagtaatctaactccgaaactctccatgtactagtcaaaagtgagaaaaaagttagttttttgctagtaggccgagcaaattttgggagtagaggtacaaccaaaatataagtacgcagttttgcagccatacgcgtcttaatatcgatttcaaatgtctgacaactctaattttgtgctttatacggttttcggggggttaaataactaaagttttccacttaatgtgaatgggctaaatttatactttttgaaattataaatatacaagctggtgctttattatttttcctaaatctagacaccccaatcttgaggatgtgaccaatagaactcaagatataagccgttgatgcgattatgttttagaggcttttttgttaagattttgtttgtttatttgaattgaaaagcgtgatatggttagttaaaaaagcttatatcgtgagttctattaacccgatCGCAGAGATTGAgatgtccagatttaggaaaaatgtaagagcatcagcttttatatttataattggaaatagtataaatttagcccattcacattaagtggaaaacttaagttatttaaccccccgaaaaccgtataaagcacaaaattagagttgtcagacctttgaattcgatattaagacgcgtatggctgcaaaactgcgtacttatattttggttgtacctctactcccaaaatttgctcggcctactagcaaaaaactaacttttttctcacttttgactagtacatggagagtttcggagttagattacttctacaatatgatggttacaataacgattgtggtctcattttatagataattttaaatactacaattcatttttgaagaattatccaaacaaatcaaaagttcgtcagatatatgaacaaatgtcattttgccccaaccttgcgatacaaacacgcactttgaccaactataaaattttatttaatcaactcacggaattgttttgtatatcattttttagataattttattgttaataagtcttacctttgtcagtttttgttaaaatgaataacaatggagctattcattaaaaacgataccaatctcttttccaagatggcggctgttcccaacctccaattatcccaacaaattgacttttatgataaggacaaccacccgaacacattccatgaaaaaaattttgtcccgcgaaaaatgcgatttcatgcccatattttgactaatttccctgagctaatagaaaagcaacaattttaaattaacaatttaGTCGTTTTCGTCTCATTTTCCCAAGTAAGACAAGTGAATATAGGTATTCTATTGACTGATGAAAAAAGGTCTTTTTTTTGGGAGCATTGCaataaattgtaatttattgtttttatagttttgagtcagttttttttataaataagtcaGAAAAAGGGATATCCTTTCTTTGAATAGGTATAAATCATTAAAAAGGGTTTTCCTTCGGTTTTTGTAGGTAAGTGTAAAATACAATTCTTTTTCGTTTTATAGGGTGAACCTATTCTATTGACCGGCAgtgtattaaaaacattttcattcaGCCCTATCGTAAGTTTCACGTGGAATGTTTTCCAcccggaatatttttgttcgccaaAATCGACTAAAAGCCTACAAGAAACtgtttatgtaggtatttaaataaaaaggtcaaataaataaaaaaagattaaagtttattatttgatttttttaaattctacaataaataaattttttaagcaaaatacAATTGACCACTTTGGAGtgggtttgttttatttcttcctTCTTTGGAGTGACTAACTTTCGAGTTCCTCATCTTCCCCGAATGGCTGGAAGATCTTTCCTCTGATTTTGTTCAGAAACTTTCGACTGGTGCTCGTTTGTTCGTTCTCTTCTGTCGTTGGCAGGAGATTCGAGATGGCTCCTCGAATTTTCTTCACTGTCCCATCCAACTCGACAGCTTTGAGTGCTTTGTCACCAATCTTGGTGAAAGTCTTACGAATTCCCTTGACAATGCTGTCATTTTCGCCAATATTCAAGGCACTCCTGAATTCCTTTCTAATTTCACGGATTTTGGGAATGATACTTTCTTCTGATGATGATTCGTCAGTGGCTGTTGTTTGCTCCTCCTCTTCCTCGGGTTCTTCGTGTAAATCTTCAATTGATTCGGCATCAACAGACATTCCAGGAATGGGAGCTGGTTTCACAAGAGTGTTGGTAAAGTCTGTAAACCATGAGTCACCTACAGCTCGTTTTCCACGAAAGTTCTGCTTCAATTCAGCTTCATCTTCAATTGTCAATGGCTTCTCACAGAACCCTTCGACATTGGATTCATCAGTAATTGGCTTGTAGATGACCACAGTACTCCTTTTGGTTCGTCCATATTCACTTGGACTTGGACAAGTTTGTTGATTCTGATCGAATAGTAAAGCGTTCTTCAAGAACCGATTTGAACTTGGTCCTTGAATTAGAATCTCATATGGAGTATTGTTCTCTTTCGCATTTTCTTGAATGGCAGCAATACATTCGGTGTCGCCTCCATTTTTCTCCTGATTACACTCACAGATACACTCCTCGCCACAATAGAATCCAATGCAGCCGCATCTGTCACAGAAAGTCTTACAATCGCGACCTTTTTTGATTTCGTTCTCATCGACTGGTCCGGCTTGAATGGCAATGGCCATTAGGCCAATTGTTATCCAAAGTATGCAAAGGTGATGTGTCTTCAACATGATGGTAATGATTGATACTTTGGAGAAGattctttgaatattttatacCCAAATACAATCGATCTTGGTTGTTGTTTATATTGAAAGAATAGATTTCGAACTGAAAGTTGGGAGCTCTATGTAGTTCCAACAGTttctttgttttggtttttggcaTAAAATTGCTGAGttggtttgtttttctttacttttttttcgatcgGTAGTTGGTTGTTGTTGAGGAAGGTCTAAAGTTTGTTGTTTGAGCTGGGTTGGGTGACGCATtgtgaaaagaaataaaaagctGATGGAAGCAAAACATGAGAAACTATATAATACGATGGTTTGGGAACTTTGCCGGAGAACATAACAGCTTTGTTTTGAATTTACTGAATTCAAGGTCGGTTGTTTTGGGTATTGAATTGGAGACACAAATTGCGATTTGGACAGGTTCTTGGGTTATCTAAATTCTTGGACGTGACTTTTGTGATGATCAATTGGACATCAAGTTAAAAGCACGTGCCATAGTCTATATTCTATAGTAGTTAGTAGgtcaatgattcattttattagTACCTACAAATTTCAGTGAGAGAGACTATCAACACCAAACTCATGATATTTAGTTATTTGGGGAGCATCAGACATGCATAGGTAGTTCATACTCCCAAGTCCCATTGTGGACAGTCTTTGTGTTCACAGCAAAGAAATTCTCGATACCAAATCAACTGACTATAAGTCACTTTTAGAACTTGGAACATGGATGTCATCTCTTGAACAAGAACCTGGAACTGATGCAGTATACTGATGGAATGATGGCAGAtgtcttattaatttttcaaggtAAAAGGGCACAATAGATCTTATGGCATGGGCCGTAGTGCAGCCCAAATATAAAAGTAAAAGGACTTCCTATATGGATGgttaattttttacagaaatg
This DNA window, taken from Episyrphus balteatus chromosome 2, idEpiBalt1.1, whole genome shotgun sequence, encodes the following:
- the LOC129910027 gene encoding signal recognition particle 19 kDa protein, with the protein product MASAAAVRTNWTPDKKHSDMERWICVYPGYINSKKSRQEGRRLPKDQCIENPTYLEIRDVLSVTNLRCAVENKEYSREKSRELQFRGRIRIQMRNNDGTPCNPELATRDSLLQFIATKIPQLKSRQNKSGDSFQSSSAPAASQAHHSGGGGGGGHKKGKGKRR
- the LOC129910829 gene encoding uncharacterized protein LOC129910829; translation: MLKTHHLCILWITIGLMAIAIQAGPVDENEIKKGRDCKTFCDRCGCIGFYCGEECICECNQEKNGGDTECIAAIQENAKENNTPYEILIQGPSSNRFLKNALLFDQNQQTCPSPSEYGRTKRSTVVIYKPITDESNVEGFCEKPLTIEDEAELKQNFRGKRAVGDSWFTDFTNTLVKPAPIPGMSVDAESIEDLHEEPEEEEEQTTATDESSSEESIIPKIREIRKEFRSALNIGENDSIVKGIRKTFTKIGDKALKAVELDGTVKKIRGAISNLLPTTEENEQTSTSRKFLNKIRGKIFQPFGEDEELES